DNA from Cynocephalus volans isolate mCynVol1 chromosome 2, mCynVol1.pri, whole genome shotgun sequence:
AACATGGACATCTTCAACAGAGAAGTTGAATAATTCCCCTGTGGTTCACAGCTAGGAAGAggtagagccaagatttgaatccaggcaaaTTTGCTCCAAAACTTGTACTCTTAATCACTGCCTTTTCTGTGTGTCTATTTGTGCCAGGCACCATAAGTGCTTTATAGGAATGAACTGGTCAAATCATCAGGACAGCTCTATGGGGCAAATACCCTTATTatcattcctgttttacagataaggaaactaaggctcagagacagtaaataatttgcccaggatcacacagctaggtTCTGTTGCCTTGATTCATTGCTACTTAAAGCATCATAAAGTGCCAAGTGAGCCTAAGGAATGAATGGGAGAAATGTGAGGGTAGTGAGGGTGTCTGATGCTGTTGGTAGTGGTCCAGGGGTAACCAGAGAAAGAGTTGCCCATGCCCGAGGTACCTGAACAGGAGGAGAATCCACAGTGAGCTCCTCCACGGGGTTTCGCTCTGCGAAGGCAGCCACAGATAGCCGGACTAGGCTTCGCAGGATCTGACAGGGGCCTGATTCTTTCTCAGGGGACACTTTGCCATTCAGATTCCGCTGCCGCCTCAGGGTTGCAGAGGAGTCTGGTGGGATCAGTGGGGCCTCCTCACTGACCTGGTCTCTAGCCAGCTTCCCTATGGGGCTGCTTGCCACCTTCAGAGGTCTCGAGCGTGGCTGGCCCATGGCAAGCTGGGGCTCAAGAAGGTTGAGGTTCTCCCGGGAGGCATTCCTTTGCCTGGGATGGTTGAAAAGAAGGTTGACGGTATCCTGCAGCACCTCTCGGTTCTCTGCCAGAGCTCCCTGGTTGCCTTGGTTACGCAGGGTCCTGTATAGGGTGGGGGTCAGGTGAAAGGGGGCCTGCAGGCAGGGGTCCCAGCCTTCTTCCATGATTGCTTCCGTGCCTGCATCCTTGTGGGACTGCCCTACATCTCTAGGCTCATCTGCCTGGACCCTGAGCACAGGTACGAGGTGGATGTCTGCCTTCTGAATGTGTTTCTGGGGCCTCTTGGGCTGGTGGCGGTAGGTGGATTCAGCCTCCCGACAGTTGTAGGCCCTGTTGTCCTTCTTCTCTGTCCGGCAGATGGACACGAACAGAGTCCAGATCAACCCAAAGATGGCCAGCAGTACAGCCAGGCAAATCACTGTTAGCATTGATGTGCTCAGGGCCCCAGGCTCACGGGACGAGTCCCTCAGGTGGTCCACGCTGGTGACGAACAGGACCCTCAACAGGGCCCAGGTCTGCAAGGAGGGTCTGCCCCGGTCCTCTATCACTATCTCCAGTTCCCACTGACTCCCAATGAGGCTGCTGGCATTAGTGATGTTGATAAATAGCTGACCCAGGTGGGGGCTGAGGATGAAAAGACGAGCTTCATTTCCACTCCGAATGCTGTAGAGGAGTTCTCCATTTGCCCCCGAGTCTGCATCTCTTGCCACAATGGTCACCAAAAGGAATGGCTGAGAGCTGTGTGTGGCCAGTGGTGGTGTGTTGGTACCTGCTGGACCCAAGCCATTGGGAGTCTCAATGGGCACCAGAAGGTGGCCTGTGGAGGCGTTCACAAGCACTGAGAGGCTGGCTCTTCCATTGCTGAGCACAGGCTGAGTCACCTCTGGGGCATTATCATTGGCATCCAGGAGGATGACCCACACAGAAACACTGGATGCAAGCTGGGGTTGCCCCCTGTCCTCAGCAATCACCCGGAACTCAAAGCTGGACATCTCTTCATAGTCCAGTGATCTCTGAGCAGTGACCTCTCCCGTGTCTGAGTCAATAGCTACTAAGTGAGATATTGGGGAGTCCTGGATGCGGTATGAGAATTTTCCATTAATGCCCAAGTCTGCATCATGAGCTTTGATGGTTAAGAGATGAAGAAAGGGTAGGTTGTTTTCCCGAGTGGAGACCTCGTACCTGCTTTTCTCAAACATGGGTGCATTGTCATTGGCATCGCTGATCTGAATGCTGAGCTGTTTCATGGCAGATAAGGGCTGGAGTCCTTGGTCTTGGGCTAACAGAGTGAGGGTATATTTGGGCCACTGCTCTCTGTCCAATGTGGCATTGGTTAGCAGCATGTATGTGTTGCCATTAGTCCTTTTCAGCCTGAAGTGGCCTAACTCTTGGCTTAGCCAACAGTGGACCCGACCATTGTTTCCTGAGTCCAAGTCATCTGCCATGACAAGAGCAACAAAACTGTCCTTAGGAAGATCTTCTGACACCGATGATGGCTGGGAGGCCCATGTGATGTGGATGCTTGGGGCATTGTCATTGACATCCAGAACTTTGATGAGAACTTTGCAATGGGCAGGGATGGGATTGGGACCCAGGTCTCTTGCCTGGACATCCACCTCATAGGCAGGATTCTTCTCATAGTCTAGGGGTTGACGCAGAATGACTTGGCCTGTCTTGGCATCAATACTGAAGGTGTCCAGCACCTCTGGAGGCACATGCTTACTGAGGAAGAACTCTACCTCCCCATTGGGGCCTTGGTCAGGGTCTGAGGCAGTCAGGTTTATGAGGAGAGTACCAGGGGCAGTGTCTTCTTGGATTTCTAGTGCCAGTGAACTCTCAGCAAACACAGGGCTATTGTCGTTAGAGTCCAGGACGTTAACTTTGACCAGGCTGGTGCCTGATTTGGGGGGGCTCCCGCCATCATAGGCAGTTAATACCAGGTCAAAAAATGAGTGGATTTCTCGGTCCAGCTCCTTCACCACCACGAGTTCTGCGTGTTTGGTCTCATCAGGCCCCACAATGACATCTAGTGCAAAGTGCTCACTGGCAGACAGGGTGTAGGAGTGCAGGGTGTTAGGGCCGGTGTCTGGGTCAAGAGCTCTATCCAGGGGGATCCGGGTGCGCAGAGAGGCACTCTCAGAGATTTCTAGCTCCTGCTTGcctttgggaaactgaggctggtgGTCATTGATGTCCAGCACTTGAATCTCCACATGAATCAGAGCCAAATCCCCTGCGGCAAGCACATCAAAGGAAACCAAGCAGGGATCCCGTTGTGGGCATAGCTGCTCTCGATCCAGCCGCCTCCCTGAGCTGAGCAAGCCATCCTCAGAGTCCACCTGAATGGGAAGCGTCTGAGGCAGCTGCAGGACCTGGAAGGCAGCCCCTGCATGCGCACGCCTCTCCTCCCAGCCCAGGTCCTGGGACAGCTTCCCTATCACCGTGCCAGACGGCACTTCCTCTGACACTTGGTATTTCACTGTCAGAGTGGCCACCTCCTGACAATCCCCTGAAAGGAACAAGTAGCCACCTGGCCCCCAAAGCCCCAGCAGAAGTCGCAGGAGTTGCATCATGCTTACCACCAGAGTGGGCTACAGTCAGAAACCGCTAGAGTTCTGTAAAGCCTGGACAAGTCCTCCAGTGTTTCCTGGATGGCTTGATGAGCCCCGTTCTCCTGCCCCCAGGCCTGCTGGCACAACCTCGTCCCATAATTAGATGATGTTGGAACAAACAGGATTCCCAGGCAAGGCCATCTTCATCAGAAGCAATCTGAGAGGTCCAAACACTGATGAAGTAAAATTGCCAGGGGAGACCCCCCACAGGAGCACCAGTAGGTCCACTTCAACAAATGATAGACAAGAGCCAGTCCAAGAGGGACTTGACCCACTACAGCAGGATGTGGGAATCTGACTTCCAAACAGTTGCTAGGCTGGGGAAACAGAGAAGCAGCTTTTTCCTATGGAAACCCCACCTACAGGAAAAGGGAGGGCTGTGAGTTTCAATGCCAATTAGAGAAAGAGCATTTCCTGCGAAGCTAGCTGAGTGGCCTGCCTCTGAGGAGGATGAGCCTGGGGCTCTGGGGACAGGCTGGATGGGAAGGTGCTGTCCATGCAGCAGAGCAGCCACTGAGGGAAAGGGAGCCCCTGTACAGCCAAGTGAGCAGAGAAACTGATCCTCTGCCTGCCTGCGCGTGGACCAACGCCCTTCCTGGGCAAGTCGTGTTCCCTGCCTCTCCCCTTCCTCATCTCCCTTTGTTCCTGTCTTTCCCCATTATTCCTCTCTCACTCCTGTCTTTTCCCCATGATTGTTTACCTCTCAGTCTTGCCagccctgatcaccatttttgtCTCACTGGAAAGCAGCTGTGATTAACAAAGCAGCCAACAGGGCTAAACCGCCTGAGCTCAAATCCTGACTTTGCAGCTTGCCAGCTGGGTCATCCGGAACAAGTCactcacctctctgtgcctctgttacTTCATCTTTAGAGCGAGGATGAGAATAAGAATAGTAGATCTCTCAGAAGgagattgtgaggattaaatgaaatgatgcatGAAGGGCCTTGCCCTGAGCCTGGCCATGAGTCATAGGCAgtg
Protein-coding regions in this window:
- the PCDH12 gene encoding protocadherin-12 → MMQLLRLLLGLWGPGGYLFLSGDCQEVATLTVKYQVSEEVPSGTVIGKLSQDLGWEERRAHAGAAFQVLQLPQTLPIQVDSEDGLLSSGRRLDREQLCPQRDPCLVSFDVLAAGDLALIHVEIQVLDINDHQPQFPKGKQELEISESASLRTRIPLDRALDPDTGPNTLHSYTLSASEHFALDVIVGPDETKHAELVVVKELDREIHSFFDLVLTAYDGGSPPKSGTSLVKVNVLDSNDNSPVFAESSLALEIQEDTAPGTLLINLTASDPDQGPNGEVEFFLSKHVPPEVLDTFSIDAKTGQVILRQPLDYEKNPAYEVDVQARDLGPNPIPAHCKVLIKVLDVNDNAPSIHITWASQPSSVSEDLPKDSFVALVMADDLDSGNNGRVHCWLSQELGHFRLKRTNGNTYMLLTNATLDREQWPKYTLTLLAQDQGLQPLSAMKQLSIQISDANDNAPMFEKSRYEVSTRENNLPFLHLLTIKAHDADLGINGKFSYRIQDSPISHLVAIDSDTGEVTAQRSLDYEEMSSFEFRVIAEDRGQPQLASSVSVWVILLDANDNAPEVTQPVLSNGRASLSVLVNASTGHLLVPIETPNGLGPAGTNTPPLATHSSQPFLLVTIVARDADSGANGELLYSIRSGNEARLFILSPHLGQLFINITNASSLIGSQWELEIVIEDRGRPSLQTWALLRVLFVTSVDHLRDSSREPGALSTSMLTVICLAVLLAIFGLIWTLFVSICRTEKKDNRAYNCREAESTYRHQPKRPQKHIQKADIHLVPVLRVQADEPRDVGQSHKDAGTEAIMEEGWDPCLQAPFHLTPTLYRTLRNQGNQGALAENREVLQDTVNLLFNHPRQRNASRENLNLLEPQLAMGQPRSRPLKVASSPIGKLARDQVSEEAPLIPPDSSATLRRQRNLNGKVSPEKESGPCQILRSLVRLSVAAFAERNPVEELTVDSPPVQQISQLLSLLHQGQFQPKPNHRGNKYLAKPGGSRSAVSDIDSPGARAGGQAEPEQEEGPLDPEEDLSVKRLLEEELSSLLDPHTGLALDRLSTPDPAWMARLSLPLTTNYRDNVISPDAAASEEPRTFQTFGKAVGPELSPTGTRLASTFVSEMSSLLEMLLEQRSSVPVEAASEVLRRLSVCGRTLSLDLATSGVSGAEVQGVPGRKKETEGRSDSSNSRCL